In Lacerta agilis isolate rLacAgi1 chromosome 8, rLacAgi1.pri, whole genome shotgun sequence, one genomic interval encodes:
- the LOC117052001 gene encoding free fatty acid receptor 2-like: MSLYNAMVLAVYIFAFLAGLPANLLAFYTFQAKMRQKATPIEILLFNLTVSDVILLLFLPFKMVEAASDMTWPLPMFLCPLTNFCYYSSIYISTLFLMAISVERYLGVAFPIRYKLNRRPMYAVFASILFWFLACSHCSIVYIVELSVPGHNNETNSNSVNASKCYESFSPNQLHILLPVRLELCITLFFLPFLITLFCYVNLVRILASLPNIHTRRKQRAVGLAVATLLNFAICFAPYNISHIVGFIQNESPSWRVYALLLSTLNASMDPAIFYFSSTAIQQNFAKCFSGLGSKFHAIMPWCYQFCGFCCDIEMDNSGADKSSICNLGELHSERIVRGR, encoded by the coding sequence ATGTCGTTATACAACGCCATGGTCCTTGCTGTCTACATCTTTGCCTTCCTGGCTGGCCTCCCTGCCAACCTCCTGGCCTTCTACACATTTCAAGCCAAGATGCGCCAGAAGGCAACCCCAATAGAAATCCTCTTGTTCAACTTGACTGTGTCTGatgtcatcctcctcctctttctgcccTTCAAGATGGTGGAGGCCGCCTCGGACATGACGTGGCCTCTCCCCATGTTCCTTTGCCCTCTCACCAACTTCTGTTACTACAGCAGCATCTACATCAGCACCCTGTTCCTCATGGCAATCAGTGTGGAGCGCTACCTGGGCGTTGCCTTTCCTATCAGGTACAAGTTGAACCGGAGGCCAATGTATGCGGTGTTTGCCAGCATCTTGTTCTGGTTCCTCGCCTGCTCCCACTGCAGTATCGTCTACATTGTGGAACTCTCAGTGCCGGGTCATAATAATGAGACCAACTCCAACTCTGTCAATGCCTCGAAATGTTATGAGAGTTTCTCCCCCAACCAGCTCCACATCCTCCTCCCTGTCCGCCTGGAGCTCTGCAtcaccctcttcttcctccctttcctcATCACCCTTTTCTGCTATGTCAACTTAGTCCGCATCCTAGCCTCCTTGCCTAACATCCACACCCGCAGGAAGCAACGGGCTGTGGGGCTCGCTGTGGCCACTTTGCTCAACTTTGCCATCTGCTTTGCTCCCTACAACATCTCCCACATTGTGGGCTTCATCCAGAATGAGAGCCCTTCCTGGAGGGTTTATGCTTTGCTCCTTAGCACCCTCAACGCTTCCATGGATCCAGCCATCTTCTATTTCTCCTCCACTGCCATCCAACAAAACTTTGCCAAATGTTTTTCCGGCCTGGGAAGCAAGTTTCATGCCATCATGCCATGGTGTTATCAGTTTTGCGGGTTCTGCTGTGACATAGAGATGGACAACAGTGGGGCTGACAAATCTTCTATTTGTAACCTGGGGGAGCTGCATTCTGAGAGGATTGTGAGGGGCAGGTAG